A DNA window from Chelativorans sp. AA-79 contains the following coding sequences:
- a CDS encoding D-amino-acid transaminase gives MPRIAYVNGRYVRHAEAAVHVEDRGYQFADGVYEVCEVARGYIIDMTRHLDRLGRSLRELEIRWPMHRDALEFVLREVVRRNGVTDGLVYLQVTRGVAPRDHFFPSSETKPALVITAKQLDPRNAARRAETGVKVITVPENRWDRVDIKTVGLLPNVLAKQKAREAGAAEAWFVDGDGLVKEGASTNAWIVTADGKLVTRPADFGILRGVTRATVMELAANMGLEVEERAFSVEEAQSAREAFITAASTVVMPVVDIDGRPVANGHPGSLTLSLRQSFFDVAEKSPAC, from the coding sequence ATGCCGCGCATCGCCTATGTGAATGGCCGCTATGTTCGCCACGCGGAAGCCGCCGTTCACGTCGAAGACCGGGGATATCAATTCGCCGATGGCGTCTATGAGGTTTGCGAGGTGGCGCGGGGCTACATCATCGACATGACCCGTCACCTCGACAGGCTCGGCCGCTCTTTGCGGGAGCTCGAGATCCGCTGGCCGATGCACCGGGATGCGCTCGAATTCGTGTTGCGCGAAGTGGTGCGTCGCAACGGCGTCACCGACGGCCTCGTCTATCTGCAGGTGACGCGCGGTGTCGCCCCCCGTGATCACTTTTTTCCCTCGTCCGAAACAAAGCCGGCGCTCGTCATTACCGCCAAGCAGCTCGATCCGAGGAATGCCGCCAGGCGCGCCGAAACCGGCGTAAAGGTCATTACGGTGCCGGAAAACCGCTGGGACCGCGTCGACATCAAGACGGTCGGACTCCTCCCCAACGTGCTCGCCAAGCAGAAGGCACGGGAAGCCGGGGCCGCCGAGGCTTGGTTCGTCGACGGCGACGGCCTGGTGAAGGAAGGCGCTTCCACCAACGCCTGGATCGTGACCGCCGACGGAAAGCTGGTCACCCGCCCCGCCGATTTCGGCATCCTTCGAGGCGTGACCCGCGCCACAGTGATGGAACTCGCGGCGAACATGGGATTGGAGGTGGAGGAGAGGGCGTTTTCGGTGGAGGAGGCGCAATCGGCCCGCGAAGCCTTCATCACGGCGGCCTCCACCGTGGTGATGCCCGTGGTCGATATCGACGGTCGTCCGGTGGCGAACGGCCATCCGGGTTCCCTCACGCTGTCGCTCAGGCAATCGTTTTTTGACGTTGCGGAAAAAAGTCCTGCCTGTTAA
- the hfq gene encoding RNA chaperone Hfq: protein MAERSQNLQDLFLNTVRKSKNPLTIFLINGVKLTGVVTSFDNFCVLLRRDGHSQLVYKHAISTIMPSQPVQLFEAEEGSREG from the coding sequence ATGGCGGAACGTTCCCAGAATCTGCAGGATCTGTTTCTTAATACCGTTCGCAAGAGCAAGAACCCGCTGACGATTTTCCTGATCAACGGCGTGAAATTGACTGGTGTCGTGACATCGTTCGACAATTTCTGCGTTCTTCTGCGCCGGGACGGCCACTCGCAGCTCGTTTACAAGCATGCCATCTCCACGATCATGCCGAGCCAGCCGGTCCAGCTGTTCGAGGCGGAGGAAGGCAGTCGGGAAGGCTGA
- the hflX gene encoding GTPase HflX, producing MAPIISARGRVQADEGAQRTHMPLSPQAKLEEAVGLAEAIDLDIAHSEVFALAQPRPATLIGAGKVDELATIVAEKDAELVIVDHQLSPVQQRNLERSFKAKVLDRTGLILEIFGRRARTKEGRLQVDLAHLEYQRGRLVRSWTHLERQRGGGGFMGGPGETQIEADRRLLQERILRIRRELETVRRTRDLHRAKRRKVPFPVVAIVGYTNAGKSTLFNRLTGAAVLAEDMLFATLDPTLRRVRFPHGTVVILSDTVGFISDLPPHLVAAFRATLEEVVEADLVVHLRDISDPDTTAHAADVEQVLASLGVNASDTNRVIEVWNKIDRLSESDRERLLRQEADRTAHVAISAITGEGIDTLMALIEERLSGAVQEASFTLSPGQMGLMDWIYRHGDVTGREDHEDGSITVRILATHAAREEIERKLSNDKRT from the coding sequence ATAGCGCCGATAATTTCGGCGCGAGGTCGCGTGCAAGCCGACGAGGGCGCCCAGCGCACGCATATGCCGCTTTCTCCGCAGGCAAAGCTGGAGGAGGCGGTCGGACTGGCCGAAGCGATCGATCTCGACATCGCCCATAGCGAAGTCTTTGCCCTTGCCCAGCCGCGGCCGGCGACGCTTATCGGCGCCGGCAAGGTGGACGAGCTGGCCACCATCGTCGCCGAGAAGGACGCTGAGCTCGTTATCGTTGACCATCAACTGAGCCCGGTGCAGCAGCGCAACCTGGAACGCAGCTTCAAGGCCAAGGTCCTCGATCGGACGGGGTTGATCCTGGAAATCTTCGGGCGTCGTGCCCGCACCAAGGAAGGGCGGCTTCAGGTCGATCTTGCCCATCTCGAATACCAGCGCGGCCGGCTGGTGAGGAGCTGGACCCACCTCGAGCGCCAGCGCGGTGGCGGCGGCTTCATGGGCGGTCCCGGCGAAACGCAGATCGAAGCCGACCGCCGACTCCTGCAGGAACGTATCCTGCGCATCCGGCGCGAGCTGGAAACCGTACGGCGGACACGCGACCTGCATCGGGCGAAACGGCGCAAGGTGCCTTTTCCCGTAGTCGCCATCGTCGGCTATACGAATGCCGGCAAGTCAACGCTCTTCAACCGGCTCACCGGTGCGGCCGTGCTGGCGGAGGACATGCTGTTCGCCACGCTCGATCCCACACTGCGGCGCGTCCGCTTCCCGCATGGGACGGTCGTGATCCTTTCCGATACGGTTGGCTTCATTTCGGATCTGCCGCCGCATCTGGTGGCGGCCTTCCGTGCCACTTTGGAGGAGGTGGTCGAGGCCGATCTCGTCGTCCATCTGCGCGATATTTCCGACCCCGACACGACGGCCCATGCCGCCGATGTGGAGCAGGTGCTGGCGAGCCTCGGGGTGAATGCCTCCGACACGAACCGCGTCATCGAGGTCTGGAACAAGATTGACCGGCTAAGCGAGTCCGATCGCGAGAGGCTCCTGCGCCAGGAGGCCGACAGGACAGCTCACGTGGCAATTTCCGCCATCACGGGCGAGGGGATAGACACGCTGATGGCGCTGATCGAGGAGCGGCTCTCGGGCGCCGTTCAGGAAGCTTCCTTCACCCTTTCGCCGGGCCAGATGGGGCTGATGGACTGGATATACCGGCATGGCGACGTGACCGGCCGGGAGGATCACGAGGACGGGAGCATCACCGTCCGGATTCTTGCAACTCATGCAGCACGTGAAGAAATAGAACGAAAATTATCCAACGATAAGAGGACGTAA
- the mazG gene encoding nucleoside triphosphate pyrophosphohydrolase, whose protein sequence is MKPSKDISRLVEIMAALRDPETGCPWDVEQNFSTVAPYTIEEAYEVLDAIQRNDMHDLREELGDLLLQVVFHARMAEEADRFDFGDVVEAITTKMIRRHPHVFGDADAREAGMAKGMWERIKAEEKAERRERRGQTKEDETQGRGYLDDVTVALPALMRALKLQEKAARVGFDWGAARPILDKIEEEIGELRQELDGDADEAIAEEFGDLLFAMVNLGRHLAIDPEDALRAANDKFRSRFHAIERDLKASEKPLGTASLAEMEELWQRAKKMK, encoded by the coding sequence ATGAAGCCTTCCAAGGACATCTCCCGCCTCGTCGAGATCATGGCCGCGCTGCGCGATCCCGAGACGGGTTGTCCTTGGGACGTGGAACAGAACTTCTCCACCGTCGCGCCCTACACGATCGAGGAAGCCTACGAGGTACTCGATGCCATTCAGCGCAACGACATGCATGATCTGCGGGAAGAGTTGGGCGACCTACTGCTCCAGGTCGTCTTCCATGCGCGCATGGCAGAGGAAGCAGATCGCTTCGATTTCGGCGACGTGGTCGAGGCCATCACGACAAAGATGATCCGCCGTCATCCCCATGTCTTCGGCGACGCCGACGCGCGTGAGGCTGGCATGGCAAAGGGCATGTGGGAGCGCATCAAGGCCGAGGAAAAGGCCGAGCGCCGGGAGCGCCGCGGGCAGACCAAGGAGGACGAGACGCAGGGGCGCGGCTATCTTGACGATGTGACCGTCGCCCTGCCCGCTTTGATGCGCGCGCTCAAGCTTCAGGAAAAAGCAGCTCGCGTCGGTTTCGACTGGGGCGCCGCTCGCCCTATCCTCGATAAGATCGAGGAGGAGATCGGTGAGCTTCGCCAAGAACTGGATGGAGACGCCGACGAGGCCATCGCTGAGGAATTCGGCGATCTCCTCTTTGCAATGGTCAATCTCGGCCGGCATCTGGCCATCGATCCCGAAGACGCGCTGCGTGCCGCCAACGATAAATTCCGAAGCCGTTTCCACGCCATCGAGCGCGATCTCAAGGCGTCTGAAAAACCGCTGGGCACAGCATCTCTGGCGGAAATGGAAGAGCTTTGGCAGCGCGCGAAGAAGATGAAGTAA
- a CDS encoding MFS transporter → MTAESTTSPREDRIPWAAMAGIIATVTVFAVAQGLTYPLLSFILERQGTIPGLIGLSAAMTPLGFIASASFIPSLARRVGGARLAIVCSILAAATLIAIAGTTQVWAWMPLRFLLGVFANPLYVISETWLISITPAPRRGRIMGLYSSIVSGGFAIGPLSLGLIGTQGWPPFMIGIVAFLLCGMILLAVVPRLPKMPHDGEATSVGGFFALAPLLLFAVFTAAAFEQILLSLFPVYGAALSSAEDRIAPLITCFIAGNAMMQILLGRAAERFGSTRAMLFCVVASLAGCLLLPLIFDLWLIWPLVFVWGGVSFGIYTISLIQLGERFTGQALIAGNAAFALAWGIGGIAGSPATGLAMQLIGHHGLSLSLGFLCCVLAVFLTTEGGRRH, encoded by the coding sequence ATGACTGCCGAAAGCACGACATCGCCGCGCGAGGATCGGATTCCATGGGCCGCGATGGCGGGCATCATCGCGACCGTCACGGTCTTCGCCGTGGCACAGGGGCTGACATACCCGCTGCTCAGCTTTATCCTGGAGCGGCAGGGAACGATACCCGGCCTGATCGGCTTGTCGGCGGCGATGACGCCGTTGGGCTTCATCGCATCCGCGTCCTTCATTCCGTCGCTCGCGCGGCGCGTGGGCGGGGCGCGGCTTGCGATCGTGTGTTCGATCCTGGCAGCAGCCACCCTGATCGCAATTGCCGGGACGACGCAAGTCTGGGCCTGGATGCCGCTGCGCTTCCTGCTCGGCGTCTTCGCCAATCCGCTTTATGTGATCAGCGAAACCTGGCTGATCTCGATCACGCCCGCGCCGCGCCGGGGCCGCATCATGGGCCTCTATTCATCGATCGTCTCGGGTGGTTTCGCCATCGGTCCGCTGTCGCTCGGCCTGATCGGCACACAGGGTTGGCCGCCCTTCATGATCGGCATCGTGGCCTTCCTTCTCTGCGGTATGATCCTGCTTGCGGTCGTGCCGCGCCTGCCGAAGATGCCGCATGACGGGGAGGCAACGTCGGTCGGCGGCTTCTTCGCGCTGGCACCGCTCCTATTGTTCGCGGTTTTCACTGCCGCCGCCTTCGAGCAGATCCTGCTTTCCTTGTTCCCGGTCTATGGCGCCGCGCTCAGCAGCGCCGAGGATCGCATCGCTCCGCTCATCACCTGCTTCATCGCAGGCAATGCCATGATGCAGATTTTGCTCGGGCGCGCGGCCGAACGGTTTGGATCGACACGGGCCATGTTGTTTTGTGTTGTGGCCTCTCTGGCCGGCTGCCTGCTGCTGCCCTTGATCTTCGACCTGTGGCTCATTTGGCCACTCGTTTTCGTCTGGGGCGGGGTCTCTTTCGGTATATACACCATCTCGCTGATCCAACTCGGTGAGCGTTTCACCGGCCAAGCCTTGATCGCCGGTAACGCGGCCTTCGCGCTCGCGTGGGGCATCGGCGGCATCGCCGGCTCGCCCGCGACGGGTCTGGCGATGCAATTGATAGGTCATCACGGCCTGTCATTGTCCCTTGGCTTTCTGTGCTGTGTCCTGGCGGTATTTTTGACGACGGAGGGAGGACGGCGGCACTGA
- a CDS encoding winged helix-turn-helix domain-containing tetratricopeptide repeat protein encodes MQESRLAFGPFVLDPGAGTLLRNGVPVAVGYRGLKLLAALVGRPGEIVGKAELMDAAWPGMAVEEGNLTVQISLLRKLLGPAVGGGEWIATIPRVGYRFVGAVEQIGSAKRKPLPLPGKPSIAVLPFVNVSNDPEQESFADGLTEDLITELSRISSLFVIARNSAFAYKGKAMDVRGIAEDLGVRFLLEGSARRAAGRVRINAQLVDAVSGDHLWAERFDRSLEDIFSVQDAVTAKIVEALLSRLRAPPPRKRPKSLEAYDLCVRARKLMDDSPQTAQEAHLMLTRAVSLDPGYAEAYRWLAMNHWMGWVHSGGPTEANRSVALELAHKAVEIDPNDAGSHWVLAYLLAYERRFAEADAEFAKATEHDPNEADAWAAMSDIAVLAGRIEEGLEHIHRAFRLNPFPASWYYLVLGQAQYAAGEYESAIETLRKDETYRTSSRRFLAASLAQLGRLDEARAEVELFLVGNPRFTTRHWAATEPFRDAATLGHFVDGYRKAGLPE; translated from the coding sequence ATGCAGGAATCTCGCTTAGCCTTTGGTCCGTTCGTACTCGATCCGGGTGCGGGAACGCTCCTTCGGAACGGCGTACCCGTTGCCGTCGGCTACCGTGGGCTAAAGCTGCTTGCAGCGCTCGTCGGACGGCCCGGCGAAATCGTAGGCAAGGCCGAGTTGATGGACGCGGCATGGCCGGGCATGGCCGTCGAGGAGGGCAACCTCACCGTCCAGATTTCGCTGCTGCGGAAACTGCTTGGTCCGGCCGTCGGCGGCGGTGAATGGATCGCCACGATTCCGCGCGTCGGGTACCGCTTCGTGGGCGCCGTCGAGCAGATCGGTAGCGCGAAGCGAAAGCCTTTGCCGCTGCCCGGTAAACCATCGATCGCCGTGCTGCCCTTCGTGAATGTCAGCAACGATCCCGAGCAGGAATCCTTCGCGGATGGGTTGACCGAGGATCTGATCACAGAGCTGTCCAGGATCTCCAGCCTGTTCGTCATCGCACGCAACTCGGCCTTTGCCTATAAAGGAAAGGCAATGGACGTGCGTGGGATCGCAGAGGATCTTGGCGTGCGCTTCCTGCTGGAGGGCAGCGCAAGACGTGCCGCGGGGCGCGTGCGCATCAATGCCCAGCTGGTCGATGCTGTGAGTGGCGATCATCTATGGGCGGAACGCTTCGACCGCAGCTTGGAAGATATCTTTTCCGTACAGGACGCGGTTACGGCCAAGATCGTGGAGGCGCTGCTTAGCCGGTTGCGCGCACCGCCGCCGCGCAAGCGGCCAAAAAGTCTCGAGGCCTACGATCTCTGTGTGCGGGCGCGCAAGCTGATGGATGATTCGCCGCAGACGGCGCAGGAAGCGCATCTGATGCTCACGCGGGCGGTTTCGCTCGATCCGGGATACGCCGAGGCCTATCGTTGGCTTGCAATGAACCACTGGATGGGATGGGTGCATTCCGGCGGACCGACTGAAGCCAACCGCAGCGTTGCCTTGGAACTGGCACACAAGGCCGTCGAGATCGATCCCAATGATGCCGGCAGCCACTGGGTCCTGGCTTACCTGCTTGCATATGAGCGCAGATTCGCCGAGGCGGATGCGGAATTCGCCAAGGCGACCGAGCACGACCCGAATGAGGCCGACGCCTGGGCGGCAATGTCCGATATCGCGGTCCTAGCCGGGCGAATAGAGGAGGGCCTTGAGCACATTCACAGGGCGTTCCGGCTGAACCCGTTTCCGGCAAGCTGGTACTATCTTGTGCTTGGCCAGGCGCAATATGCGGCCGGCGAATATGAATCCGCTATCGAGACACTGCGCAAGGACGAGACTTACCGTACGAGCTCACGCCGTTTCCTGGCGGCAAGCCTTGCGCAACTGGGCCGGCTCGACGAGGCGCGAGCAGAGGTCGAACTGTTCCTCGTGGGCAACCCACGTTTCACAACCCGCCACTGGGCCGCGACGGAGCCATTCCGCGACGCAGCGACGCTTGGGCACTTCGTTGACGGCTACCGCAAAGCCGGTCTTCCGGAGTGA
- a CDS encoding glycine betaine/L-proline ABC transporter ATP-binding protein: MYKIFGRAPEEALALLEDGADKDEIYAKTGQVVGVENVNFEVSEGDIFVVMGLSGSGKSTLVRMINGLIKPSAGEILVDGTNVAACNDEELRSVRRDKVAMVFQHFALFPHKTVAENVAFGLKIKGVPVAERRERALAVLDQVGLANRADSYPEELSGGMQQRVGLARGLAADPEILLMDEPFGALDPLIRRDMQTELLELQRSLKKTIVFITHDLHEALILGNRIAIMHNGRFVQVGTAEEIVGSPADDYVAAFTADVDRSRVFRAGSVAVEPHAVDLGTGAEEAARRMEELGLDALYVTQGGRIAGILTYRDAVGAARVGNGSLRDLIVEDFPSASPDVHLSDLYPMAQKGLPIALRDAKGRFTGVVPPQAVFAKLAAGAA; encoded by the coding sequence TTGTACAAGATTTTCGGCCGCGCTCCCGAGGAAGCTCTGGCTCTTCTCGAAGATGGCGCCGACAAAGATGAGATCTATGCCAAGACAGGCCAGGTCGTTGGCGTCGAAAATGTAAATTTTGAAGTTTCCGAGGGCGATATCTTCGTCGTCATGGGACTTTCAGGGTCGGGAAAATCCACGCTCGTCAGGATGATCAACGGGCTGATCAAGCCTAGCGCTGGAGAAATACTCGTAGACGGCACCAACGTCGCCGCTTGCAACGACGAGGAACTTCGCTCCGTTCGGCGCGACAAGGTCGCGATGGTGTTTCAGCATTTCGCGCTGTTCCCGCACAAGACGGTGGCAGAGAACGTGGCCTTCGGTCTCAAGATCAAGGGTGTCCCGGTGGCAGAGCGCCGCGAGCGGGCCCTGGCGGTGCTGGACCAGGTGGGCCTGGCCAACCGCGCCGACAGCTACCCGGAGGAGCTTTCGGGAGGTATGCAGCAACGCGTGGGCCTTGCCCGAGGACTTGCCGCCGATCCGGAAATCCTGCTCATGGACGAGCCCTTCGGCGCGCTCGATCCGCTGATCCGGCGCGACATGCAGACCGAACTCCTGGAACTGCAGCGCTCGCTCAAGAAGACGATCGTCTTCATCACGCACGACCTGCACGAGGCGCTGATCCTCGGCAATCGCATCGCCATCATGCACAATGGCAGGTTCGTCCAAGTGGGCACGGCGGAGGAGATCGTCGGCTCGCCGGCCGACGACTACGTGGCCGCCTTCACCGCCGATGTCGATCGCTCCCGCGTCTTCCGCGCCGGCAGCGTGGCCGTGGAACCGCATGCGGTGGATCTCGGGACAGGGGCCGAAGAGGCGGCGCGCCGCATGGAGGAGCTTGGCCTCGACGCGCTCTATGTGACGCAGGGTGGCAGGATCGCCGGCATTCTCACCTATCGCGATGCGGTGGGGGCTGCGCGCGTCGGGAATGGCAGCCTTCGCGATCTGATCGTTGAGGATTTCCCCTCCGCATCGCCCGACGTCCATCTCAGCGATCTCTATCCCATGGCGCAGAAGGGCCTTCCCATCGCCCTTCGTGATGCCAAGGGGCGCTTCACAGGGGTCGTACCGCCACAGGCGGTGTTCGCGAAGCTGGCGGCGGGGGCTGCATGA
- a CDS encoding proline/glycine betaine ABC transporter permease — translation MMDWVSPSDFLSIPFDDWVNSFVKDWLVPNFRPFFRAIQWPVVQVLDGLAYALNATPMLLFAAILSLVAWRTAGRGVGLFTLASLFFIDLIGLWSETMTTLAMVVTAVFFCVLIGVPLGVAAARSDIYERVQRPVLDVMQTIPSFVYLVPIVMLFGVGMVPGIIATIIFALPPIVRLTNLGIRNVRSDLTEAATSFGATPWQALVEVQFPLAMRTVMAGLNQTLMLALSMVVIAALIGGGGLGLTVFTGLGRLDVGNATAGGVGIVLLAIILDRISQALGEKKSVHTVSLATTIKSFFGSASQRDATAHHERAAPEGL, via the coding sequence ATGATGGACTGGGTGAGCCCTTCCGATTTCCTGTCCATCCCCTTCGACGATTGGGTGAACTCTTTCGTCAAGGATTGGCTCGTGCCGAATTTCAGGCCGTTCTTCCGCGCCATCCAGTGGCCCGTCGTCCAAGTGCTCGACGGGCTGGCCTATGCGCTCAACGCGACGCCCATGTTGCTGTTCGCGGCCATCCTCTCGCTGGTCGCGTGGCGTACGGCCGGACGCGGCGTAGGCCTGTTCACCCTGGCTTCGCTCTTCTTCATCGATCTCATCGGCCTGTGGAGCGAGACGATGACGACGCTCGCCATGGTGGTGACCGCCGTCTTCTTCTGCGTGCTCATCGGCGTCCCGCTGGGCGTGGCGGCGGCGCGCAGCGACATCTATGAGAGGGTGCAGAGACCGGTTTTGGACGTGATGCAGACGATCCCGTCTTTCGTCTATCTCGTGCCCATCGTCATGCTGTTCGGCGTAGGAATGGTGCCAGGCATCATCGCCACCATCATCTTCGCCCTCCCTCCGATCGTGCGTCTGACCAATCTCGGCATACGCAATGTGCGAAGCGATCTGACCGAGGCCGCGACCTCCTTCGGCGCGACGCCATGGCAGGCGCTCGTAGAGGTGCAGTTCCCGCTGGCCATGCGCACCGTCATGGCGGGGCTGAACCAGACCCTGATGCTCGCCCTCTCCATGGTGGTCATCGCGGCCCTCATCGGCGGCGGGGGGCTTGGGCTCACCGTATTCACGGGCCTTGGTCGTCTCGATGTGGGCAATGCGACGGCCGGCGGTGTCGGCATCGTGCTCCTGGCGATCATCCTCGACCGCATCAGCCAAGCGCTCGGCGAGAAGAAATCGGTTCACACCGTCTCCCTCGCCACCACGATCAAATCCTTCTTCGGCTCTGCGTCGCAGCGCGATGCAACTGCCCATCACGAGCGGGCCGCACCTGAAGGTCTGTAA
- the proX gene encoding glycine betaine/L-proline ABC transporter substrate-binding protein ProX, whose protein sequence is MHRSRTMISALAISAALALSLPAGAFAQDNPGEGTNVRMARATWDTGWFHAAIYKKLLEELGYTVEGPTTLDNPPFYQAVAQGDLDLWVNGWFPLHNTYESTFSQGAEKIGYVAKGGALEGYLVDKNSVEKFGIETLDDFKRDEVREAFDRNGDGKADLVACPPGWGCEVTIEHHLDAYELRDVINPIKASYSASMADAVAAHGEGQPILFYTWTPNWTVDVLKPGEDVMWIQVPRVDLPEAQKDLEDAATLDGVEGCVADPCRLGFPANDIRPVANSAFLEENPAAKALLEEVSIPVADIFAQNSKMNSGEGDPEDIERHADEWIESHADQVNTWLEAARAAAQ, encoded by the coding sequence ATGCATAGATCTAGAACGATGATTTCAGCCCTCGCCATTTCGGCAGCGCTGGCGCTGTCCCTTCCCGCCGGGGCGTTCGCGCAGGACAATCCCGGCGAAGGCACCAATGTCAGGATGGCGCGGGCGACTTGGGACACGGGCTGGTTTCATGCGGCGATCTACAAGAAGCTGCTGGAGGAACTGGGATATACGGTCGAGGGTCCGACGACGCTCGACAATCCGCCCTTCTACCAGGCGGTCGCCCAGGGCGATCTCGATCTCTGGGTGAATGGCTGGTTCCCGCTCCACAATACATATGAGAGCACCTTCTCGCAGGGCGCGGAAAAGATCGGCTATGTCGCCAAGGGCGGCGCGCTTGAAGGTTATCTGGTCGACAAGAACTCGGTCGAGAAGTTCGGGATCGAGACGCTGGACGATTTCAAGCGCGACGAGGTCCGCGAGGCGTTCGACCGCAACGGCGACGGGAAGGCCGATCTGGTCGCCTGCCCTCCCGGCTGGGGATGCGAGGTGACGATCGAGCACCACCTCGACGCCTATGAGTTGCGCGACGTCATCAATCCGATCAAGGCAAGCTATTCCGCCTCCATGGCGGATGCGGTCGCCGCCCACGGCGAAGGCCAGCCGATCCTCTTCTACACCTGGACTCCAAACTGGACCGTCGACGTCCTCAAGCCGGGCGAAGATGTGATGTGGATCCAGGTGCCGCGGGTCGATCTTCCCGAAGCGCAGAAGGATCTCGAGGATGCCGCCACGCTCGACGGCGTGGAAGGCTGTGTGGCCGATCCCTGCAGGCTCGGCTTCCCTGCCAACGATATCCGTCCGGTGGCCAACTCGGCATTCCTCGAGGAGAATCCGGCGGCGAAGGCATTGCTGGAAGAGGTTTCGATCCCGGTTGCCGACATCTTCGCGCAAAATTCGAAGATGAACAGCGGCGAAGGCGATCCCGAAGACATCGAGCGGCACGCCGACGAATGGATCGAATCGCATGCCGATCAGGTGAACACCTGGCTTGAGGCGGCTCGCGCCGCCGCGCAGTAA
- a CDS encoding helix-turn-helix transcriptional regulator, producing the protein MEHLKAAEAASSNAGEDTLGGRIYHARDAVGLNMEEAARRLGVETETWKAWECDRDAPRANKLVTMAGLLGVSPSWLLAGTGTGPAPDHHDEGADLIRALEAASAEALASQQRVLDLVSRVRRADLA; encoded by the coding sequence ATGGAGCATCTCAAGGCCGCGGAAGCGGCAAGCAGCAATGCCGGAGAGGATACGCTGGGCGGCCGGATCTACCATGCGCGTGATGCTGTCGGGCTCAACATGGAAGAAGCGGCCCGCCGCCTCGGCGTGGAGACGGAGACCTGGAAGGCCTGGGAATGCGATCGTGACGCGCCGCGCGCGAACAAACTCGTCACCATGGCCGGTCTGCTCGGCGTAAGCCCTTCTTGGCTTCTCGCAGGCACCGGAACGGGCCCTGCCCCGGACCATCATGACGAGGGCGCTGATCTTATCCGTGCGCTCGAGGCCGCCTCGGCCGAAGCCCTTGCCTCGCAACAGCGGGTGCTGGACCTTGTGAGCCGCGTCAGAAGGGCCGATCTCGCCTGA